The following are from one region of the Hydrogenophaga sp. BPS33 genome:
- a CDS encoding DUF3325 domain-containing protein, with product MTSVHLGVLLLGLLGFTALALATERHAHHLLRRTPAPGWRRLARAAGWGLLLLSLVLSVAALDVGIGVTLWLGWLSIAALTLVFALPAWPWRPPARVGPLRKPMTPGSVSLPPRRRVEGRRVFALWLVVVLLVYGLALQAVPVKPLLRSDAIEGRVGPWTFRLAESERRGPDLVAMDIPMKAYHVRFDETGDMAIREAYLRVNKPRSLRAPGIVLNGTRWERHVNIQLPANATADSALWLTVVGKDGSVHQAAVRMGDVSPATVAWLERRS from the coding sequence ATGACGTCGGTGCATCTCGGCGTTCTGCTGCTCGGGCTGCTCGGTTTCACAGCGCTGGCCCTGGCCACGGAGCGCCACGCGCACCATCTGTTGCGGCGCACGCCCGCGCCCGGCTGGCGTCGCCTGGCGCGTGCCGCAGGGTGGGGGCTGCTGCTGCTGTCGTTGGTGCTGTCGGTCGCCGCTCTGGACGTCGGCATCGGCGTCACGCTCTGGCTTGGCTGGTTGAGCATCGCTGCGCTCACACTCGTGTTTGCCTTGCCGGCATGGCCCTGGCGACCTCCCGCGCGCGTAGGCCCCTTGCGCAAGCCCATGACGCCCGGTTCCGTGTCCTTGCCGCCCCGCCGCCGTGTCGAAGGCCGCCGGGTGTTCGCCTTGTGGCTGGTGGTGGTCCTGCTGGTGTATGGGCTGGCGCTGCAAGCGGTGCCGGTGAAGCCGCTGTTGCGCAGCGATGCCATCGAAGGACGCGTGGGGCCGTGGACGTTCCGTCTGGCCGAGAGCGAGCGGCGCGGGCCCGATCTGGTGGCCATGGATATCCCGATGAAGGCTTATCACGTGCGCTTCGACGAGACCGGCGACATGGCGATCCGTGAGGCCTATTTGAGGGTGAACAAGCCGCGCTCGCTGCGTGCGCCTGGCATCGTGCTCAATGGCACACGCTGGGAGCGCCACGTGAACATCCAGCTGCCGGCCAACGCCACGGCAGACAGCGCGCTGTGGCTCACGGTGGTGGGCAAGGACGGGTCCGTGCACCAGGCGGCGGTGCGCATGGGCGATGTGTCGCCGGCCACGGTGGCGTGGTTGGAACGAAGGAGCTGA
- a CDS encoding DUF3649 domain-containing protein — translation MSPVTDTSRNSRWSVASRAVAAVLGGYAFSSAATVLMAVLWPAPLAQAVMWASMLSFAVYTAAVIWVFATRSALRAWAGMLVGAAVLCALAWAFKIGGGA, via the coding sequence ATGAGCCCGGTGACAGACACATCGCGCAACAGCCGCTGGTCCGTGGCGTCGCGCGCGGTGGCTGCGGTGCTGGGCGGATATGCCTTCAGCTCGGCCGCCACGGTACTGATGGCCGTGCTGTGGCCAGCGCCGCTGGCTCAGGCGGTGATGTGGGCCAGCATGTTGAGCTTCGCGGTCTACACGGCGGCGGTGATCTGGGTATTCGCCACGCGCAGCGCCCTGCGCGCCTGGGCGGGCATGCTGGTCGGCGCCGCCGTGCTGTGCGCGCTGGCGTGGGCGTTCAAGATCGGCGGGGGCGCATGA